One genomic region from Tachysurus fulvidraco isolate hzauxx_2018 chromosome 14, HZAU_PFXX_2.0, whole genome shotgun sequence encodes:
- the slc38a5b gene encoding sodium-coupled neutral amino acid transporter 5b, whose product MELQKLSNGHHQEFQSLEDGFLPEQEHFLPHKNPGKKDTQFTDFEGKTSFGMSVFNLSNAIMGSGILGLSYAMSNTGIIMFLFLLISIAILSSYSIHLLLKSAGVVGIRAYEQLGKRAFGHLGKILAAVVITMHNIGAMSSYLFIVKYELPLVIQAFLGLQHSSGQWYLNGNYLIIIVSICIILPLAMMRQLGYLGYTSGFSLTCMVFFLISVIYKKFNINCPLNDFTNHTTINITIEGECEAKYFTVNQQTAYTVPILAFAFVCHPEVLPIYTELRNPTKRRMQNIANVSILSMFVMYLLTAVFGYLTFYGNTEPELLHTYSKVDPLDILILCVRLAVLVAVTLTVPVVLFPIRRALLQLIFPEKPFHWAHHISIAVCLLFAVNLLVIFVPNIRDIFGIIGATSAPSLIFILPGLFYIRIVPVDQEPLFSRTKIQAICFTALGFIFMSMSLTFIALDWFNGENRSGGGH is encoded by the exons ATGGAACTTCAGAAACTATCAAATGGACACCACCAGGAATTTCAGTCTCTGGAAGATGG TTTCTTGCCAGAGCAAGAACATTTTTTACCACATAAGAACCCTGGGAAAAAAGACACTCAGTTTACAGAT TTTGAAGGGAAGACCTCATTTGGAATGTCTGTGTTTAACCTCAGCAATGCTATCATGGGCAGTGGAATCTTGGGACTGTCATATGCCATGTCCAACACTGGCATAATTATGTTCCT GTTCCTGTTGATAAGCATTGCTATTCTTTCATCTTATTCTATCCATCTCCTCCTGAAGAGTGCTGGAGTTGTGG GTATTCGTGCGTATGAGCAACTTGGCAAGAGAGCATTTGGTCACTTGGGAAAAATACTGGCAGCTGTTGTCATAACAATGCACAACATTGGAG CAATGTCTAGCTATCTCTTCATTGTGAAATACGAGTTACCTTTGGTCATTCAAGCCTTTTTGGGTCTTCAGCATAGCAGCGG aCAGTGGTACCTGAATGGCAACTATTTGATCATCATTGTGTCTATCTGTATTATTCTTCCTCTGGCTATGATGAGACAGCTTG GGTACCTGGGCTACACCAGTGGTTTCTCACTCACATGCATggttttcttcctcatctca GTCATCTATAAGAAGTTCAACATCAACTGTCCTCTGAATGATTTCACCAATCACACAACAATCAACATCACAATAGAAGGAGAATGTGAGGCCAAGTACTTCACTGTCAACCAGCAG ACAGCCTATACAGTTCCTATTTTGGCTTTTGCATTTGTGTGCCACCCTGAAGTGCTGCCTATCTACACTGAATTGCGCAA CCCCACTAAGCGCCGCATGCAGAACATCGCCAATGTATCCATCCTAAGCATGTTTGTAATGTACCTGCTGACCGCAGTCTTTGGATACCTCACTTTTTATG GAAATACAGAGCCAGAGCTGCTACACACCTACAGTAAAGTGGACCCACTGGACATACTGATCCTGTGTGTCAGACTGGCTGTACTGGTGGCTGTTACACTGACTGTGCCTGTGGTGCTTTTCCCG ATTCGGCGGGCTCTACTGCAGCTGATTTTCCCAGAGAAACCTTTTCACTGGGCTCATCACATATCCATTGCTGTGTGCCTCCTCTTTGCTGTCAATTTGCTTGTCATCTTTGTACCCAACATTCGAGATATCTTCGGTATCATCG GTGCCACTTCTGCACCAAGCTTGATCTTCATCCTCCCAGGTCTGTTCTATATCCGCATTGTTCCAGTAGACCAGGAGCCATTGTTTTCAAGAACAAAAATTCAA gcCATTTGCTTCACAGCCCTGGGTTTCATCTTCATGTCGATGAGTTTAACATTCATAGCCCTGGACTGGTTTAATGGAGAGAACCGCAGTGGTGGGGGACACTAA